Proteins from one Limanda limanda chromosome 9, fLimLim1.1, whole genome shotgun sequence genomic window:
- the LOC133010526 gene encoding NAD-dependent protein deacylase sirtuin-5, mitochondrial-like, whose product MEQTLWMCDHMRVKELNGRQGGEVTSSLRTSTSSISWIPKHPGAPRAPDPETHDAQIPVLQLPRCEQTGCHGLLRPAVVWFGETLDSDVLTRAEKVLDSCDLCLVVGTSSIVYPAAMFAPQVAARGVPVAEFNMEDTPATMRFKFHFHGPCGSTLPAALARHEMETH is encoded by the exons ATGGAGCAGACTCTCTGGATGTGTGaccacatgagggtgaaggagcTGAACGGACGT CAGGGGGGAGAAGTGACGTCATCACTCAGAACATCGACGAGCTCCATCAGCTGGATCCCAAAACATCCTGGAGCTCCACG AGCTCCTGACCCGGAAACCCACGACGCCCAGATCCCAGTTCTACAGCTGCCCAG gtgtgagCAGACAGGTTGTCACGGTCTCCTGAGACCAGCTGTGGTTTGGTTTGGAGAAACGCTCGACTCTGACGTCCTCACCCGGGCAGAGAAAGTGCTGGACAGCTGTGACCTGTGTCtcgtg gttgGTACCTCGTCCATCGTGTATCCAGCGGCCATGTTTGCTCCTCAGGTGGCGGCCCGCGGCGTCCCCGTGGCCGAATTCAACATGGAGGACACGCCGGCCACCATGCGCTTCAA GTTCCACTTCCACGGCCCCTGTGGGAGCACGTTACCCGCCGCACTCGCACGCCACGAGATGGAGACACATTGA